From a region of the Argiope bruennichi chromosome 8, qqArgBrue1.1, whole genome shotgun sequence genome:
- the LOC129980891 gene encoding cyclin-dependent kinase inhibitor 1B-like: protein MGDVAAVGILRPDPRPGVLWAPSRARRCLFGSPDHELTEKFLENETKKLEKRNRDRWNFDFIQGTPLEGGRFAWTPVWKDAAAAEEKDDASSSPSEKDRDDDGSACAVSADGKLSQKLITDFMRKRKLSSNQKDMTPEPKVKTRRRFST from the exons ATGGGGGACGTGGCAGCAGTGGGGATTTTGCGACCCGACCCCAGGCCCGGGGTCCTCTGGGCTCCCAGCCGTGCGAGGAGGTGTCTGTTCGGCTCTCCGGATCATGAACTCACcgaaaaatttctagaaaacgaaactaaaaagtTGGAAAAAAGGAATCGGGATCGGTGGAATTTCGATTTCATACAAGGAACACCCTTGGAGGGTGGACGGTTTGCTTGGACACCGGTGTGGAAGGATGCAGCCGCAGCGGAGGAAAAAGATGATGCATCCTCATCACCGTCGGAGAAGGATCGGGATGATGATGGCTCTGCTTGCGCAGTATCCGCCGATGGAAAACTGTCACAAAAGCTTATTACAG ATTTCATGCGGAAGCGGAAGTTGTCAAGCAATCAGAAAGACATGACGCCAGAACCCAAAGTAAAAACGAGGCGGCGCTTCTCCACATGA